One Littorina saxatilis isolate snail1 linkage group LG12, US_GU_Lsax_2.0, whole genome shotgun sequence genomic region harbors:
- the LOC138982824 gene encoding uncharacterized protein: MIMTVCLNLKKAEMDSDLSPQQTTSPQMPLTQTVVSLLRPGGGNEQLQSGQTYSELQTRPCVLSRAAVRRTFANATEQELDAALALWLTSQRDRQMPQLPGLQGNANQEHL; encoded by the exons ATGATTATGACAGTGTGTTTGAACTTGAAGAAagctgagatggacagtgacctCAGCCCTCAACAGACAACATCGCCACAGATGCCGCTAACGCAGACTGTGGTTTCGCTACTGCGGCCAG GTGGCggtaatgaacagcttcagtcaggtcaaacatactctgaACTACAAACAAGACCTTGCGTATTGAGCCGAG CTGCAGTCAGACGTACATTCGCCAATGCCACAGAACAGGAGCTGGACGCGGCCCTGGCCTTATGGCTGACATCGCAACGGGATAGGCAGATGCCACAGCTGCCTGGTCTTCAAGGGAACGCTAATCAGGAGCATTTGTAG